The Bradyrhizobium sp. CCBAU 051011 DNA segment TGTTGCTGCTGTGGGTCACTGTCGTTCCCGCGGTAAAGTTCGCGCTGATTGATGCGGTCTGGATCGGCAAGGACCGCACCGCCTGCCTGCCAAAAAATCCCGGCGACGTGGTCGGCGCCTGCTGGCCGTTCATTCAGGCCAAGTTCTCGCAGTTCATCTACGGATTCTATCCGGAGCCGGAGCGCTGGCGCGTCAATCTGACTTTCGCTCTTGCCGCGATCCTCTTGATACCGTTGCTGATTCCGCGGCTGCCGGGCAAGGGCCCGAATGCCATCCTGTTCTTCGTGGCTTTGCCTGTCGTCGCCTTCTTCCTGCTGCGTGGCGGCGGACTGGGGGGCTTCGGCGTGAGCTGGACGGCGGACCTGCTGTCGGGCCTGACGAGCGGCATCACGAACGCCGGCGTTGCCGGAATTAATGCGAGTCACCCGATCTTCGGACCATTTCTTTCTCTGCTGGGATGGATTGGTTTCCTGCTAGGCGTCATCCTTTCATACCTGATCTGGCCGCTGACTTGGTTGCGTGATCAGATTCAGGCAACTGGCCGCCCGGTCTGGGCCGACCTCGCCGCGACGGCGGTGATCGTGTCGGCGCTGCTGTTCTGGCTGACCGGGGCAATACGCGCCGTCGCCACCACCCTTGCGATTTTCGTTGGCATTGCCGTTGTCATCGCTGTGATGGGGCTCGACAGCGGCGGGCTTCCGGAGGTGGACACAAGGCTCTGGGGTGGCCTGCTGGTGACGCTGGTGGTGTCGGTCGTCGGCATCGTCGCCTCGATGCCGGTCGGCATCGCGCTGGCGCTCGGGCGGCGTTCGACCATTCCGCTAATCCGGATTTTCTCCATTGCCTTTATCGAGTTCTGGCGCGGCGTTCCGCTGATCACTGTGCTGTTCTTCGCGACCTATATGCTGCCGCTGTTCGTTCCGACCGGCTTCACCATCGACGGACTGATGCGCGCCTTGATCGGCATTGCGCTTTTCGCCGGCGCCTACCAGGCCGAAGTCATCCGTGGCGGCCTCGCGGCTATACCGCGCGGACAGGCGGAGGCGGCGAGCGCACTTGGCCTGTCCTGGGCCAAGACCATGGCGCTGATCGTGATGCCGCAGGCGCTCCGCCATGTCATCCCCGGCCTCGTCAACAGTTTCATCGCGCTGTTCAAGGATACCTCGCTGGTCTCGATCGTTGCGCTGTTCGATCTGCTCGGCCAGCTCCGGGCTTCCTTCAGCGACCCGGTCTGGTCGACGCCGACGACGCTGTTCACCGGCTTTGCCTTTACCGGGATCATCTATTTCGTCTTCTGTTTCGGGATGTCGCGTTACTCGCTGTTCGTCGAGAACCGGCTGAATGCCCATCGTCGCAACTGAGTAGATCACCATGACCGCAAATTCGATCGTCGGCATCAACACACTCAACAAGTGGTACGGGGACTTTCACGTGCTGCGCGACATCAATCTCGATGTGGCCAAGGGCGAGCGCATCGTGATCTGCGGCCCCTCG contains these protein-coding regions:
- a CDS encoding amino acid ABC transporter permease (The N-terminal region of this protein, as described by TIGR01726, is a three transmembrane segment that identifies a subfamily of ABC transporter permease subunits, which specificities that include histidine, arginine, glutamine, glutamate, L-cystine (sic), the opines (in Agrobacterium) octopine and nopaline, etc.), which encodes MSDTTTSNFVRQDLVPERPAPVKTTGFIGFLRTRLFNSPTNILITIVSLLLLWVTVVPAVKFALIDAVWIGKDRTACLPKNPGDVVGACWPFIQAKFSQFIYGFYPEPERWRVNLTFALAAILLIPLLIPRLPGKGPNAILFFVALPVVAFFLLRGGGLGGFGVSWTADLLSGLTSGITNAGVAGINASHPIFGPFLSLLGWIGFLLGVILSYLIWPLTWLRDQIQATGRPVWADLAATAVIVSALLFWLTGAIRAVATTLAIFVGIAVVIAVMGLDSGGLPEVDTRLWGGLLVTLVVSVVGIVASMPVGIALALGRRSTIPLIRIFSIAFIEFWRGVPLITVLFFATYMLPLFVPTGFTIDGLMRALIGIALFAGAYQAEVIRGGLAAIPRGQAEAASALGLSWAKTMALIVMPQALRHVIPGLVNSFIALFKDTSLVSIVALFDLLGQLRASFSDPVWSTPTTLFTGFAFTGIIYFVFCFGMSRYSLFVENRLNAHRRN